The Setaria italica strain Yugu1 chromosome IX, Setaria_italica_v2.0, whole genome shotgun sequence genome has a window encoding:
- the LOC101761466 gene encoding serine/threonine-protein kinase prp4 isoform X2 produces MDREDAEEGSVPKRHKRSHHRHHQDRGNPGEAAGAEARVGPASLASGEPGEGAIAQDEGAANAADAGRALAPAPEPDNNSDANLVRSPQSQRVKEENHKDADLNDPKSREETEEKFEQLVPKLGGNDREKHKAEARKRADVTPTKYGEIQLQKQQQEIVHCSNNEGLGEGIPMSERSEDIFANDIFGESPIGAQELGKKRSFLIKENAHCDNWDDPGGYYTYHCGEVLHGRYEIMAGHGMGVFSNVVRAKDLKAGKGDSSEVAIKIIRNIPVMYKAGKQEISILEKLASADPKDRRHCVRFISSFMYRNHLCLIFESLHMNLRELLKKFGSDVGLKLTAVRTYSKQLFIALKHLKSCNVLHCDIKPDNVLVNEAKTKLKLCDFGSAMPTGTNEITPYLVSRFYRAPEIILGLPYNHPLDMWSVGCSLFELYTGKLLFPGKTNNDMLRLHMESKGALPKKMLRKGTFAKEHFDQDFKYFHEKDPVTKMTVKRHPVMNIKRQDVSSVVSSFPGEDPKMLFNFNDLLKRILVLDPEKRLKVEQALSHPFVSGK; encoded by the exons ATGGACCGGGAAGACGCGGAGGAGGGCTCGGTCCCGAAGCGCCACAAGCGCAGCCACCATCGCCATCACCAGGACAGGGGTAATCCGGGGGAGGCCGCGGGGGCCGAGGCGCGTGTCGGCCCGGCATCGCTGGCGTCGGGGGAGCCGGGGGAGGGCGCGATCGCACAGGACGAGGGCGCCGCCAACGCTGCGGATGCGGGAAGGGCGCTCGCACCTGCTCCG GAACCTGATAATAATTCTGATGCAAACTTGGTGAGATCTCCACAGTCACAAAGAGTGAAGGAAGAAAATCACAAGGATGCTGATTTGAATGATCCGAAATCAAG GGAGGAAACTGAAGAGAAATTTGAACAACTGGTACCAAAGCTAGGAGGGAATGATCGTGAAAAACACAAGGCTGAAGCAAGAAAGAGGGCAGATGTTACTCCGACTAAATATGGTGAGATACAGCTGCAGAAGCAACAACAGGAAATTGTTCACTGCAGTAATAACGAAG GTCTTGGAGAGGGCATTCCCATG AGTGAAAGATCAGAGGATATATTTGCCAATGATATTTTTGGAGAATCACCTATTGGTGCCCAAGAACTG GGCAAGAAACGTAGCTTCCTCATCAAGGAAAATGCTCATTGTGACAATTGGGACGATCCAGGAGGATATTATA CTTACCACTGTGGAGAGGTGCTACATGGACGTTATGAAATCATGGCAGGCCATGGGATGGGAGTTTTCTCTAATGTTGTCCGGGCAAAGGATCTTAAAGCTGGGAAAGGTGATTCTAGTGAAGTAGCTATCAAAATTATACGGAACATTCCTGTGAT GTACAAGGCTGGTAAGCAAGAAATTTCTATACTGGAAAAGCTGGCTAGTGCCGACCCTAAAGACAGACGACACTGTGTGAGGTTTATTTCTAGTTTCATGTATCGAAATCATCTCTGTTTGATCTTTGAATCTCTTCACATGAACCTGCGTGAGCTTCTAAAGAAATTTGGTTCTGATGTGGGGCTTAAGTTGACTGCTGTAAGGACGTATTCAAAGCAGCTTTTCATCGCGTTGAAGCACCTTAAAAGTTGCAATGTTCTTCACTGTGACATCAAACCAGATAATGTGCTG GTAAATGAGGCTAAAACTAAGCTGAAGCTGTGTGATTTTGGTAGTGCTATGCCTACTGGAACGAATGAGATCACACCGTATCTTGTGAGCCGCTTCTACCGGGCACCTGAGATTA TTCTTGGGTTGCCGTACAACCATCCATTGGATATGTGGTCAGTTGGTTGTTCCTTATTTGAACTTTACACAGGAAAACTCTTGTTTCCCGGTAAAACGAATAATGACATGCTTCGGCTTCACATGGAATCGAAGGGTGCCCTTCCTAAGAAGATGCTTCGCAAG GGAACCTTTGCAAAAGAgcactttgaccaagatttcaAGTACTTCCATGAGAAGGATCCAGTGACGAAAATG ACTGTGAAGAGACATCCGGTTATGAACATCAAACGACAGGATGTTAGTTCAGTTGTTTCAAGCTTCCCTGGCGAGGACCCAAAAATGCTATTCAACTTCAATGATCTCCTGAAAAGAATATTAGTGCTAGATCCAGAAAAGAGGCTAAAGGTGGAACAGGCACTTAGCCATCCATTTGTATCTGGCAAGTGA
- the LOC101761466 gene encoding serine/threonine-protein kinase PRP4 homolog isoform X1 → MDREDAEEGSVPKRHKRSHHRHHQDRGNPGEAAGAEARVGPASLASGEPGEGAIAQDEGAANAADAGRALAPAPEPDNNSDANLVRSPQSQRVKEENHKDADLNDPKSREETEEKFEQLVPKLGGNDREKHKAEARKRADVTPTKYGEIQLQKQQQEIVHCSNNEGTSGNEKTMGVSGLGEGIPMSERSEDIFANDIFGESPIGAQELGKKRSFLIKENAHCDNWDDPGGYYTYHCGEVLHGRYEIMAGHGMGVFSNVVRAKDLKAGKGDSSEVAIKIIRNIPVMYKAGKQEISILEKLASADPKDRRHCVRFISSFMYRNHLCLIFESLHMNLRELLKKFGSDVGLKLTAVRTYSKQLFIALKHLKSCNVLHCDIKPDNVLVNEAKTKLKLCDFGSAMPTGTNEITPYLVSRFYRAPEIILGLPYNHPLDMWSVGCSLFELYTGKLLFPGKTNNDMLRLHMESKGALPKKMLRKGTFAKEHFDQDFKYFHEKDPVTKMTVKRHPVMNIKRQDVSSVVSSFPGEDPKMLFNFNDLLKRILVLDPEKRLKVEQALSHPFVSGK, encoded by the exons ATGGACCGGGAAGACGCGGAGGAGGGCTCGGTCCCGAAGCGCCACAAGCGCAGCCACCATCGCCATCACCAGGACAGGGGTAATCCGGGGGAGGCCGCGGGGGCCGAGGCGCGTGTCGGCCCGGCATCGCTGGCGTCGGGGGAGCCGGGGGAGGGCGCGATCGCACAGGACGAGGGCGCCGCCAACGCTGCGGATGCGGGAAGGGCGCTCGCACCTGCTCCG GAACCTGATAATAATTCTGATGCAAACTTGGTGAGATCTCCACAGTCACAAAGAGTGAAGGAAGAAAATCACAAGGATGCTGATTTGAATGATCCGAAATCAAG GGAGGAAACTGAAGAGAAATTTGAACAACTGGTACCAAAGCTAGGAGGGAATGATCGTGAAAAACACAAGGCTGAAGCAAGAAAGAGGGCAGATGTTACTCCGACTAAATATGGTGAGATACAGCTGCAGAAGCAACAACAGGAAATTGTTCACTGCAGTAATAACGAAG GGACATCTGGTAATGAGAAAACGATGGGTGTTTCAGGTCTTGGAGAGGGCATTCCCATG AGTGAAAGATCAGAGGATATATTTGCCAATGATATTTTTGGAGAATCACCTATTGGTGCCCAAGAACTG GGCAAGAAACGTAGCTTCCTCATCAAGGAAAATGCTCATTGTGACAATTGGGACGATCCAGGAGGATATTATA CTTACCACTGTGGAGAGGTGCTACATGGACGTTATGAAATCATGGCAGGCCATGGGATGGGAGTTTTCTCTAATGTTGTCCGGGCAAAGGATCTTAAAGCTGGGAAAGGTGATTCTAGTGAAGTAGCTATCAAAATTATACGGAACATTCCTGTGAT GTACAAGGCTGGTAAGCAAGAAATTTCTATACTGGAAAAGCTGGCTAGTGCCGACCCTAAAGACAGACGACACTGTGTGAGGTTTATTTCTAGTTTCATGTATCGAAATCATCTCTGTTTGATCTTTGAATCTCTTCACATGAACCTGCGTGAGCTTCTAAAGAAATTTGGTTCTGATGTGGGGCTTAAGTTGACTGCTGTAAGGACGTATTCAAAGCAGCTTTTCATCGCGTTGAAGCACCTTAAAAGTTGCAATGTTCTTCACTGTGACATCAAACCAGATAATGTGCTG GTAAATGAGGCTAAAACTAAGCTGAAGCTGTGTGATTTTGGTAGTGCTATGCCTACTGGAACGAATGAGATCACACCGTATCTTGTGAGCCGCTTCTACCGGGCACCTGAGATTA TTCTTGGGTTGCCGTACAACCATCCATTGGATATGTGGTCAGTTGGTTGTTCCTTATTTGAACTTTACACAGGAAAACTCTTGTTTCCCGGTAAAACGAATAATGACATGCTTCGGCTTCACATGGAATCGAAGGGTGCCCTTCCTAAGAAGATGCTTCGCAAG GGAACCTTTGCAAAAGAgcactttgaccaagatttcaAGTACTTCCATGAGAAGGATCCAGTGACGAAAATG ACTGTGAAGAGACATCCGGTTATGAACATCAAACGACAGGATGTTAGTTCAGTTGTTTCAAGCTTCCCTGGCGAGGACCCAAAAATGCTATTCAACTTCAATGATCTCCTGAAAAGAATATTAGTGCTAGATCCAGAAAAGAGGCTAAAGGTGGAACAGGCACTTAGCCATCCATTTGTATCTGGCAAGTGA
- the LOC101761861 gene encoding homologous-pairing protein 2 homolog translates to MPPKSDSVEGIVLGFVNEQNRPLNSQNVADALQKFNLKKTAVQKALDALADSGQISFKEYGKQKIYIARQDQFDIPNGEELEEMKKANAKLQEELVDQKKAISEVESEVRGLQSNLTLAEIKSKETKLQSEVQEMEEKLNKLRSGVILVKPEDKKIIEDSFAEKVNQWKKRKRMFKELWDNITENSPKDQKEFKEELGLEYDEDVDVNLQSYTDMLASLNKKRKISR, encoded by the exons ATGCCGCCCAAATCGGATAGTGTGGAAG GAATCGTCCTGGGTTTCGTCAATGAG CAAAACAGGCCACTGAATTCACAGAATGTAGCTGACGCGCTACAGAAGTTTAATCTGAAGAAGACTGCAGTACAAAAGGCACTGGATGCATTGGCCGACAGTGGACAGATTTCCTTCAAGGAGTATGGCAAGCAGAAAATTTACATTGCTCGGCAAGATCAATTCGACATTCCAAATGGGGAAGAACTCGAGGAGATGAAGAAAGCAAATGCCAAGTTGCAAGAAGAACTTGTAGATCAAAAGAAAGCAATTAGTGAGGTTGAATCTG AGGTACGAGGCCTGCAGTCAAACTTGACGCTGGCAGAGATTAAGTCGAAGGAGACTAAATTACAAAGCGAA GTCCAGGAAATGGAAGAGAAACTCAATAAATTGCGGAGTGGTGTCATCTTGGTGAAACCTGAGGACAAGAAGATCATTGAGGATTCTTTTGCTGAAAAAGTCAACCAATGGAAAAAGCGGAAGAGGATGTTCAAGGAGCTTTGGGATAATATTACTGAGAATAGCCCAAAAGATCAGAAAGAATTTAAG GAAGAGCTTGGTCTTGAGTATGACGAAGATGTCGACGTGAACCTGCAGTCTTATACTGACATGCTGGCAAGTCTCAACAAAAAGCGAAAAATTTCTCGCTGA
- the LOC101762282 gene encoding uncharacterized protein LOC101762282 — protein sequence MGRRLDVLLGRTTKQTARLRSLLGLAVTRLGVVRGHRQVRFAQARGDVEQLLRLGHADRALARAEHVVREQNALDVLAELEAYCGLIVERAALVDAHRECPEELREAAAGLVYAAARCGDLPELQEVRGILAAKFGRGFVSAASELRSGCGINPKIVQKLSTKQPSLESRQMVLQEIAAEKGFAVSVYEPPPCEGSGRSNHNRRKTKHDEEMIRMPPADDLDEDVSGDSAQRYKDVEAAAQAAFESAASAAAAAKAAMELSRGESRGPGDRGKTGTTRMDDESKKEGEMLDGKTSEKIGHARNYSSEIEILPEDEADHGDVAVKEQKHHEQREPARGKPASVRTKWGF from the exons atggggaGGAGGCTGGACGTGCTGCTGGGGCGGACGACGAAGCAGACGGCGCGGCTGCGGTCGCTGCTGGGGCTGGCGGTGACGCGGCTGGGCGTGGTGCGTGGCCACCGGcaggtgcggttcgcgcaggCGCGCGGGGACGTCGAGCAGCTGCTCCGCCTGGGCCACGCGGACCGCGCGCTGGCACGCGCCGAGCACGTCGTCCGGGAGCAGAACGCGCTCGACGTGCTCGCCGAGCTCGAGGCCTACTGCGGCCTCATCGTCGAGCGGGCGGCGCTCGTCGATGCGCACAGGGAGTGCCCCGAGGAgctgcgggaggcggcggcggggctcgtgTACGCCGCCGCAAGGTGCGGGGACCTGCCGGAGCTGCAGGAGGTACGGGGCATCCTTGCCGCCAAGTTCGGAAGGGGGTtcgtctccgccgcctccgagCTCCGCAGCGGATGCGGGATCAACCCCAAG ATCGTGCAGAAGCTGTCGACCAAGCAGCCGAGCCTCGAGAGCCGGCAGATGGTGCTCCAGGAGATCGCCGCAGAGAAAGGGTTCGCCGTGAGCGTCTACGAGCCACCACCCTGCGAGGGCTCCGGACGCTCCAACCACAACCGCAGGAAGACGAAGCACGACGAAGAGATGATCAGGATGCCACCAGCTGATGACCTGGACGAAGACGTCTCTGGCGACTCGGCGCAGAGGTACAAGGACGtggaagcggcggcgcaggccgcgTTCGAGtcggccgcctcggccgccgccgccgcgaaggCAGCCATGGAGCTCTCGCGTGGGGAGTCCAGGGGGCCAGGCGACAGGGGAAAGACTGGAACCACGCGGATGGATGATGAGAGCAAGAAAGAAGGTGAGATGCTTGATGGAAAGACATCTGAGAAGATTGGACATGCGCGGAATTACAGTTCAGAGATTGAGATCCTGCCGGAGGACGAGGCAGATCATGGCGACGTTGCAGTGAAAGAACAGAAACACCATGAGCAGCGGGAGCCGGCCAGGGGCAAGCCGGCATCGGTCAGAACGAAGTGGGGATTTTAG
- the LOC101762683 gene encoding chemocyanin has protein sequence MAAQGRGSAARGNTAAVVAVVLLCVLLHGEVAESAVYTVGDRGGWSFNTANWPRGKRFRAGDVLVFRYSPKAHNVVPVSAAGYRSCSAPRGVRALTSGNDRVTLKRGVNYFICSFQGHCQAGMKVAVTAA, from the exons ATGGCGGCTCAGGGAAGGGGCAGTGCTGCTCGTGGCAACAccgccgccgtggtggcggtggtCCTCCTCTGCGTGCTCCTCCACGGCGAGGTCGCAGAGTCGGCGGTGTACACGGTCGGCGACCGCGGCGGCTGGAGCTTCAACACCGCCAACTGGCCCAGGGGCAAGCGCTTCCGCGCCGGCGACGTGCTGG TGTTCAGGTACAGCCCGAAGGCGCACAACGTGGTGCCGGTGAGCGCGGCGGGCTACAGGTCGTGCAGCGCGCCGAGGGGCGTCAGGGCGCTCACCTCCGGCAACGACCGCGTCACGCTGAAGCGCGGCGTCAACTACTTCATCTGCAGCTTCCAGGGCCACTGCCAGGCCGGGATGAAggtcgccgtcaccgccgcctga
- the LOC101763497 gene encoding basic blue protein, translated as MAQGRGSAARGSVAAMVALVLLCVLLHGEVAESAVYTVGDSSGWGFNTVNWPRGKRFRAGDVLVFRYSPKAHNVVAVNAAGYGSCGAPRGARALTSGNDRVTLKRGANYFICSFPGHCQAGMKIAVNAA; from the exons ATGGCTCAGGGAAGAGGCAGTGCTGCTCGCGGCAGCGTCGCCGCCATGGTGGCGCTGGTCCTCCTCTGCGTGCTCCTCCACGGCGAGGTCGCCGAGTCGGCCGTGTACACGGTCGGCGACAGCAGCGGCTGGGGCTTCAACACCGTCAACTGGCCCAGGGGCAAGCGCTTCCGCGCCGGCGACGTGCTCG TGTTCAGGTACAGCCCGAAGGCGCACAACGTGGTGGCCGTGAACGCGGCGGGGTACGGCTCGTGCGGCGCGCCGAGGGGCGCCAGGGCGCTCACCTCCGGCAACGACCGGGTCACGCTGAAGCGCGGCGCCAACTACTTCATCTGCAGCTTCCCGGGCCACTGCCAGGCCGGGATGAAGATCGCCGTCAACGCCGCCTGA
- the LOC101763092 gene encoding basic blue protein: MARGRGSASASRAMAFAVACCILAADAGTTYYVGDNNGWSFSSPSWPNGKHFHAGDTLVFRYVPWIHNVVAVDEGGYDGCTTPPGSRTYTSGDDRVTLARGDNFFICTRFGHCNLGMKLVVYAA; the protein is encoded by the exons ATGGCTCGGGGAAGAGGCAGTGCTAGCGCAAGCCGCGCCATGGCGTTCGCCGTCGCCTGCTgcatcctcgccgccgacgcagGCACCACCTACTACGTCGGGGACAACAACGGCTGGTCCTTCAGCAGCCCCAGCTGGCCGAACGGCAAGCACTTCCACGCCGGCGACACCCTCG TGTTCAGGTACGTGCCCTGGATCCACAACGTGGTGGCGGTGGACGAGGGCGGGTACGACGGCTGCACGACGCCGCCGGGGTCGCGGACCTACACCTCCGGCGACGACCGCGTCACGCTCGCCAGGGGGGACAACTTCTTCATCTGCACCCGCTTCGGACACTGCAACCTCGGCATGAAGCTCGTCGTCTACGCCGCGTGA
- the LOC101764309 gene encoding microsomal glutathione S-transferase 3, with translation MAVAIELTKEYGYVVLVLVAYAFLNFWMSFQVGKARKKYKVFYPTMYAVESENKDAKLFNCVQRGHQNSLEMMPMFFVMLLLGGLQHPTIAAGLGVLYTVARFFYFKGYATGVPDNRLKIGGLNFLAVFGLIICTASFGINLVIRETL, from the exons ATGGCGGTGGCGATCGAGCTCACGAAGGAGTACGGTTACGTCGTCCTGGTGCTGGTGGCCTACGCCTTCCTCAACTTCTGGATGAGCTTCCAGGTGGGCAAGGCCCGCAAAAA GTACAAGGTATTCTACCCCACCATGTACGCCGTCGAGTCGGAGAACAAGGACGCCAAGCTCTTCAACTGCGTGCAG AGGGGGCACCAGAACTCGCTGGAGATGATGCCCATGTTCTTCGTCATGCTGCTGCTCGGCGGCCTGCAGCACCCGACCATCGCCGCTGGGCTGGGCGTCCTCTACACGGTCGCGAGGTTCTTCTACTTCAAGGGATACGCCACCGGTGTCCCGGACAACCGTCTCAAGATTGG GGGGCTCAACTTCCTGGCTGTGTTTGGGCTGATCATCTGCACGGCATCTTTCGGCATCAACCTGGTCATCCGGGAGACACTCTGA